The following proteins are encoded in a genomic region of Leptospira fainei serovar Hurstbridge str. BUT 6:
- a CDS encoding DUF1801 domain-containing protein: MKPKKDNTDSKKKMEFGTEAVAEVFYNYPERMRTKLLFLRQLIFDTAAKTESVGPLEETLKWGEPSYLTSQTKSGSTIRIHHRESQGDEYGIYFNCQTSLIAQFKKKYGKKFHFEGNRSIIFKQNEPIPVKELQDCISLALTYHRSKSNH, encoded by the coding sequence ATGAAACCGAAGAAAGATAATACTGATTCCAAAAAGAAGATGGAGTTCGGAACCGAAGCGGTAGCGGAAGTCTTTTATAATTACCCGGAAAGAATGCGGACCAAACTTCTTTTCTTGAGGCAATTGATTTTCGATACGGCCGCGAAGACGGAAAGCGTCGGCCCTCTGGAAGAAACCTTAAAATGGGGAGAACCCAGCTATCTAACATCCCAGACTAAAAGCGGAAGTACTATCCGTATTCATCATAGGGAATCCCAAGGAGATGAATACGGAATTTACTTTAATTGTCAGACAAGTCTGATCGCACAATTCAAAAAGAAATACGGCAAGAAGTTTCACTTCGAGGGAAATCGAAGTATCATTTTTAAACAGAACGAACCTATCCCGGTTAAGGAGCTGCAAGATTGCATCTCTTTAGCCTTAACGTATCATCGCAGTAAATCGAACCATTGA
- a CDS encoding HD domain-containing protein, whose translation MLREEFYRTASKYSELKGVIDALWTEINLNYSESHRHYHTLAHLSSFLERLKTVETRIQDWDSMLLAMFYHDIIYDPKDFRNEENSAGLAEERLTRINAPKLLIFKVKDLILATKIHRAQDDPDIRYFLDCDLSILGANKSEYLQYARSIRNEYKEYSDEEYSSGRKKVLEYFLQMERIFSSPEFFETFETQARANLSSELEELG comes from the coding sequence ATGTTAAGAGAAGAGTTTTATAGAACTGCAAGTAAGTATTCCGAATTAAAAGGCGTAATCGACGCTTTATGGACCGAAATCAATTTAAACTATTCTGAAAGCCACAGACATTATCATACACTTGCACATCTAAGCTCCTTTCTGGAAAGATTGAAGACCGTAGAGACAAGAATTCAAGATTGGGACAGCATGCTATTGGCGATGTTTTATCACGATATTATCTATGATCCTAAAGATTTCCGAAACGAAGAAAATAGCGCAGGACTGGCGGAAGAGAGATTAACCCGGATCAACGCGCCGAAGCTGCTTATCTTTAAGGTTAAGGACCTCATTCTCGCCACCAAAATACACAGAGCCCAGGATGATCCGGATATCCGTTATTTTTTAGATTGCGACTTATCGATTTTAGGCGCGAACAAATCCGAATACCTGCAATACGCCCGAAGCATTCGAAACGAATATAAGGAATATTCCGACGAAGAGTATTCTTCCGGTAGGAAAAAGGTATTGGAATACTTTTTACAAATGGAACGGATCTTTAGTAGTCCGGAATTTTTTGAGACCTTCGAGACGCAAGCTAGAGCTAATTTAAGTTCCGAACTCGAAGAATTAGGATAG
- a CDS encoding DUF6962 family protein, whose protein sequence is MQTSTVISDFILAAFAAWTGFRLHGNWNKQSGAWGFYSIAIGAALGSLFFAGVSVIEPIYRIVIRFAAEVGVPWIGLAFFSGTFGRISRRNWITISLFLVLMSLVDRWMGLGGYSTFIGAVSFITIIASCVKRYNGAHKPAAMYGILGSLLFILAGLAIGTAGEAAGILKVDIYHFVLAGACYCLGFSLKRLG, encoded by the coding sequence ATGCAAACCAGCACAGTTATATCCGATTTTATCCTGGCCGCCTTTGCTGCTTGGACGGGATTCCGGCTTCACGGGAACTGGAATAAACAAAGCGGGGCCTGGGGATTTTATTCCATCGCTATCGGCGCCGCTCTCGGGAGTTTATTTTTTGCAGGGGTTTCGGTAATCGAACCTATCTATAGAATAGTGATTAGATTTGCAGCCGAGGTTGGAGTTCCTTGGATCGGTCTTGCTTTTTTTAGCGGAACTTTCGGAAGAATCAGCCGTAGGAATTGGATTACGATCTCTCTCTTTCTCGTTTTGATGTCGTTAGTCGATCGTTGGATGGGTTTAGGTGGTTACTCCACATTCATAGGAGCAGTGTCTTTTATAACTATCATCGCCTCCTGTGTTAAGCGATATAATGGTGCTCACAAACCAGCCGCAATGTACGGAATTCTCGGGTCTTTATTATTCATTCTTGCCGGTCTTGCGATCGGAACGGCAGGGGAGGCGGCCGGTATTTTAAAAGTCGATATATACCATTTTGTGCTAGCCGGCGCCTGCTATTGCTTGGGCTTTTCCCTAAAGAGGCTTGGATAA
- a CDS encoding aldo/keto reductase, whose translation MSKPPLTQSIQLNNGIRMPVIGLGVWKTKSGKECRDAVNWALEAGYRHIDTAKIYGNEQDVGAAIKESGILRNEIFVTTKLWNSDQKEPRKNLEISLKSLGLDSIDLYLIHFPVAGTRKQAWRELEKLYDEGLVKSIGVSNYTISHLEELLPKAEIIPAVNQVEFHPFLNQKELAAKCKENGIILEAYSPLAHGRKINDPKLVSIARKIGKTPAQVLIRWAIDKGFVVIPKSVKKERLEENAQVFDFSLSESELQEMESWNEDFRTCWDPTDA comes from the coding sequence ATGTCAAAACCACCCTTAACGCAATCGATTCAACTGAATAACGGAATACGGATGCCGGTTATAGGCCTCGGAGTCTGGAAAACTAAATCGGGAAAGGAATGCAGAGACGCGGTTAACTGGGCTCTCGAAGCAGGTTATCGTCATATCGATACCGCAAAAATTTATGGAAACGAGCAGGATGTCGGCGCGGCAATCAAGGAAAGCGGAATCCTTAGAAATGAAATCTTTGTGACCACTAAATTATGGAATTCCGACCAAAAGGAACCGCGCAAAAATTTGGAAATTTCCTTAAAGAGTTTAGGTTTGGATTCGATCGATTTATATCTAATTCATTTTCCCGTCGCAGGAACAAGAAAGCAAGCGTGGAGAGAGTTGGAAAAACTTTATGATGAAGGTTTGGTAAAATCCATAGGAGTCAGCAATTACACGATTTCTCATTTAGAGGAACTCCTTCCGAAAGCGGAAATCATTCCTGCGGTAAACCAAGTGGAATTCCATCCCTTCTTGAATCAAAAAGAATTGGCTGCTAAATGCAAGGAGAACGGAATTATCTTAGAAGCATATAGTCCCCTAGCCCACGGGAGAAAAATTAACGATCCAAAATTAGTCTCGATTGCTCGAAAAATCGGGAAGACTCCGGCGCAAGTTTTGATTCGCTGGGCGATCGATAAAGGATTTGTCGTAATTCCCAAATCGGTAAAAAAAGAACGGTTGGAAGAAAACGCGCAAGTATTCGATTTCTCCTTATCTGAAAGCGAACTGCAAGAAATGGAATCCTGGAATGAAGATTTCAGAACATGTTGGGATCCGACAGACGCCTGA
- a CDS encoding MarR family winged helix-turn-helix transcriptional regulator: MGSHFKGKPRDVKILDAYIKLGRCTDSIRSMEDKVLSQFGLTSGQFGCLETLHHLGPMCQKEIGQKIFSCEGNITQIVDNLEKRGLVQRVRSEEDRRYFIVNLTDSGKELICKVFPSYLEHLKDRMSPLSDDDLKQLGQICKTVGLRDL; encoded by the coding sequence ATGGGAAGTCATTTCAAAGGAAAGCCGAGAGACGTCAAGATCCTAGATGCGTATATCAAGTTAGGTCGTTGCACCGATTCGATCCGCTCTATGGAAGATAAAGTCTTGAGTCAGTTCGGCTTGACGAGCGGTCAATTTGGCTGTTTGGAAACTTTGCATCACCTCGGTCCGATGTGTCAGAAAGAAATCGGACAGAAGATTTTTTCCTGCGAGGGGAATATCACTCAAATCGTGGATAACCTTGAAAAAAGAGGACTTGTCCAACGAGTTCGAAGTGAGGAAGATAGAAGATACTTTATCGTCAATCTTACCGACTCCGGAAAAGAACTTATCTGCAAGGTTTTCCCTTCTTACTTAGAGCATCTTAAAGATCGAATGTCTCCCCTTTCCGATGATGACTTAAAACAACTGGGACAAATCTGTAAGACCGTCGGTCTTCGGGACCTTTAA
- a CDS encoding DoxX family protein: MIERIFKTDKDITSFILRIVLAVVFFPHGAQKVLGWFGGYGFSGTLGFFAAQGTPTLLVLLLFAAEFLGPIGLVLGLMTRVAAAGIAVAMSVALLVHIPHGFFINWAGNQQGEGIEFHILAIAISIALLIKGSGWASIDGIIANGK; encoded by the coding sequence ATGATCGAAAGAATTTTTAAAACCGATAAAGACATAACGTCTTTTATTTTGCGAATCGTATTAGCCGTCGTGTTTTTCCCGCATGGAGCGCAAAAAGTATTGGGCTGGTTCGGAGGTTACGGGTTTTCAGGAACGTTAGGCTTCTTTGCCGCGCAAGGAACTCCTACGCTACTCGTTCTTCTTTTGTTTGCAGCGGAATTTCTCGGTCCGATCGGTCTCGTACTCGGGCTAATGACAAGAGTCGCTGCCGCAGGCATTGCGGTCGCAATGTCCGTAGCTTTGTTAGTGCATATTCCGCACGGATTTTTTATTAACTGGGCGGGAAATCAGCAAGGTGAAGGCATCGAATTCCACATCCTAGCGATCGCGATTTCGATCGCACTTCTAATCAAAGGATCAGGTTGGGCATCGATCGACGGAATTATCGCTAACGGAAAATAA
- a CDS encoding histidine kinase dimerization/phosphoacceptor domain -containing protein, translating to MNRIRRSVSDYVAPDESIRDGLPFWRELVLSSLILAMTILGTVAYIPSTLLALEESRTSVIFINSFAVLLIYILFLGKKLPFTVRSCGVLFLNFLLGASLLVALGPEGGGMIWLFPFPVLTGVLFGIIPCLFALFGNFIAIIVTSFALSQFQLTWAMPQDRFFVVGFNFLISNAIVCLSLTVLMLGLQQNIERKNNLLDNLKKRRAQIARSKKHLESEIIQRGDVEKRLAEHLKEKEVLLQEIHHRVKNNLQIVSGMLNLQNLYTQDPQAIEVLEKAQDRIRAMALIHDHLYQQGKFSTVFMNKYLESLINHLIVSQAPPGNRIRFETEWEQILIPMEKAIPCGLIVNELISNSLKHAFPNGREGKITVRLEETQDGLALCVGDDGVGLPENSSAFSFLSAGRMPIADGDRHDSLGLMIIQSLAGQLKAKLKIVPSEGTWIRLEFSRF from the coding sequence TTGAACCGGATCCGCCGATCCGTTTCGGATTATGTTGCGCCGGATGAATCGATTCGCGACGGTCTACCGTTTTGGCGTGAATTAGTTCTTTCTTCCTTGATTTTAGCGATGACCATATTGGGAACGGTCGCATACATTCCGAGCACGTTATTGGCATTGGAAGAATCACGAACGTCGGTTATATTCATAAACTCGTTCGCAGTACTTTTAATTTATATTTTATTCCTAGGGAAAAAATTGCCATTTACGGTTCGTTCCTGCGGAGTCCTTTTCTTAAATTTCCTTTTAGGAGCGTCTCTTCTCGTCGCACTCGGCCCGGAAGGAGGAGGAATGATATGGCTATTTCCATTCCCGGTTCTCACCGGTGTTTTATTCGGTATAATTCCCTGCCTTTTTGCTCTCTTCGGAAATTTTATAGCGATTATAGTCACTTCCTTCGCACTATCGCAATTTCAATTAACGTGGGCCATGCCTCAGGATAGATTCTTTGTCGTAGGATTTAACTTCCTGATCTCGAATGCGATCGTTTGTCTTTCACTTACGGTTTTAATGCTGGGATTGCAGCAAAATATAGAAAGAAAAAACAACTTATTGGATAATTTAAAGAAAAGGCGCGCCCAAATCGCGAGATCCAAGAAGCATCTGGAATCGGAGATAATCCAAAGAGGGGATGTCGAAAAACGATTAGCGGAACACTTGAAGGAAAAAGAAGTTCTTTTGCAGGAAATCCATCATCGGGTAAAGAACAATCTTCAAATCGTTTCAGGAATGCTGAATCTACAAAACTTATATACGCAGGATCCGCAAGCGATCGAAGTCCTGGAAAAGGCACAAGATCGAATTCGGGCCATGGCGCTGATACACGATCATCTTTATCAGCAAGGGAAATTCTCCACCGTGTTCATGAACAAATATTTGGAATCTTTAATAAACCATCTGATCGTTTCGCAAGCTCCACCGGGCAATCGAATCCGGTTCGAGACGGAATGGGAACAGATCCTAATTCCGATGGAAAAAGCGATTCCTTGCGGGCTGATAGTAAACGAACTCATTTCCAATTCGCTTAAACACGCATTCCCTAACGGGCGTGAAGGGAAAATCACCGTTCGACTGGAAGAGACTCAGGATGGATTAGCTCTTTGCGTTGGGGATGACGGAGTCGGGCTCCCCGAAAATTCCTCCGCGTTTTCATTTCTATCGGCAGGAAGAATGCCGATAGCCGACGGAGATAGGCACGATTCATTGGGACTGATGATCATTCAATCCTTAGCGGGGCAGCTGAAGGCGAAATTAAAAATAGTACCTTCCGAAGGAACTTGGATTCGACTCGAATTTTCCAGGTTTTAA
- a CDS encoding GNAT family N-acetyltransferase produces MNEVKHDKQSRNFTLIEDGLEARLDYSEIGKGIWNLTHTFVPGSLRGKGLASVLVKAALEEARKSDKKIIPSCSYVETFLKRNPDYSDLVSK; encoded by the coding sequence ATGAACGAAGTAAAACACGACAAACAATCCCGTAACTTTACATTGATCGAAGATGGATTAGAGGCTCGCTTGGATTACAGTGAAATCGGAAAAGGAATTTGGAATCTGACTCATACTTTCGTTCCCGGCAGTTTGCGCGGGAAAGGGTTAGCATCCGTTCTGGTGAAGGCGGCTTTAGAAGAAGCGCGAAAATCCGACAAAAAAATCATTCCGTCTTGTTCCTATGTTGAAACTTTTCTGAAACGAAATCCCGATTATTCCGATTTAGTAAGTAAATGA
- a CDS encoding VOC family protein has product MIHHIAIATDHPDLLKIFYDRLPGIEFEKDNLLSDGSIRSTWFRCGEALIMIEREEFRKGPQALVFDAKSSDIKKQIEMQLGDKIEDRTEYTIYLRDPDGNRIGYSSYPNPWTTQ; this is encoded by the coding sequence ATGATCCATCATATTGCGATCGCGACCGATCATCCGGATTTGCTAAAAATCTTTTACGACCGCTTGCCGGGTATAGAATTTGAAAAGGATAATTTGCTTTCCGACGGATCGATTCGATCCACCTGGTTTAGATGCGGAGAAGCCTTGATCATGATCGAACGGGAAGAATTTCGTAAAGGTCCTCAAGCCTTAGTCTTCGACGCAAAGTCCTCCGATATTAAGAAGCAGATTGAAATGCAATTGGGGGATAAGATCGAAGACAGAACGGAATACACTATTTACCTGCGAGACCCGGACGGGAACCGGATCGGATACAGTTCCTATCCGAATCCTTGGACTACGCAATAG
- a CDS encoding BaiN/RdsA family NAD(P)/FAD-dependent oxidoreductase has translation MPSSIETRKIAVIGGGAAGFFGAIQSRQLSGERCEVMLLEKSPNVLSKVRISGGGRCNVTHACFEPEELAKRYPRGGKELRHAFESFQPKDTIDWFERRGVRLKTEVDGRMFPITDDSETIVDCLLQEAKHSGVVIRTKVPVLGIYPRQNESKNSFLVKWEDGEEEFDKVLLASGSSRKAWDWAKNMGHTIETPAPSLFTFEISDFLIEGLQGLSLPEVEVTLPEFKLKQKGPILITHWGLSGPSVLKLSAWAARELAACEYRTTLLVDWIPDRSREEVREVLKRLKQKNPSRRPSVNPEFQFASRFWERVWGKVGDKRWSEISSKEMHDVEEILKRSVLQIEGKGAFKEEFVTCGGIRRKEVDFKTMESRLVRGLHFAGEVLDIDGVTGGFNFQNAWTTSYLAAKGMVS, from the coding sequence TTGCCGTCCTCGATAGAAACTAGGAAAATTGCGGTTATCGGCGGCGGAGCAGCTGGCTTTTTCGGCGCGATTCAAAGTCGTCAGTTATCCGGTGAACGCTGCGAGGTAATGTTACTCGAAAAATCACCGAATGTTCTATCGAAAGTTAGAATTTCCGGAGGAGGCAGATGCAACGTTACGCATGCTTGCTTTGAACCGGAAGAATTAGCAAAACGTTATCCTAGAGGCGGAAAGGAGCTGCGGCACGCGTTCGAAAGTTTTCAGCCGAAGGATACGATCGATTGGTTTGAGCGTCGAGGTGTTCGTCTTAAAACGGAAGTCGACGGCAGAATGTTTCCGATCACTGACGATTCCGAAACGATAGTGGACTGTCTATTACAGGAAGCGAAACATAGCGGAGTCGTAATTCGTACGAAAGTTCCCGTGCTGGGAATATATCCTCGTCAGAACGAATCAAAAAATAGTTTTCTCGTAAAATGGGAGGACGGGGAAGAAGAGTTTGATAAAGTTCTACTGGCTTCGGGCTCTTCGCGAAAAGCTTGGGATTGGGCCAAAAATATGGGCCATACGATCGAAACTCCGGCTCCTTCCTTATTCACGTTTGAAATTTCCGATTTTTTAATAGAGGGATTGCAAGGATTGTCTCTTCCCGAAGTGGAAGTGACTCTACCCGAATTTAAATTGAAACAGAAAGGGCCGATATTGATCACTCATTGGGGATTAAGCGGACCTTCCGTTCTAAAACTTTCAGCTTGGGCCGCAAGGGAACTTGCGGCTTGCGAATATCGAACGACTTTACTCGTAGATTGGATACCGGATAGATCCCGAGAAGAGGTTCGAGAGGTTTTGAAAAGATTGAAGCAAAAAAATCCCTCGCGTAGACCGTCAGTGAATCCGGAGTTCCAATTTGCTTCGAGGTTTTGGGAAAGAGTTTGGGGGAAAGTCGGAGACAAACGTTGGTCCGAAATTTCATCGAAGGAAATGCACGATGTGGAGGAAATTCTGAAAAGAAGCGTACTGCAAATCGAAGGCAAAGGGGCGTTTAAGGAAGAATTCGTGACGTGCGGGGGAATTCGGCGCAAAGAGGTGGACTTTAAAACGATGGAAAGCCGTCTGGTTCGAGGACTCCATTTTGCCGGCGAGGTTTTGGATATAGACGGAGTTACCGGAGGATTCAATTTTCAGAATGCTTGGACGACTTCTTATCTCGCAGCTAAAGGAATGGTTTCCTAA
- a CDS encoding pirin family protein, which yields MGFRRIIGTRMAEKTIEGGGFPVRRPFPVAGFSYWDPFLLLDEMGPIIYGPGEAIGAPDHPHRGFETVTYLLSGEMEHKDSWGHAGSLKAGGIQWMTAGSGLIHSELPSAEFRKKGGRMHGIQIWVNLPKERKLISPRYQEVNSEELPIVEKNGVWAKVIAGELWGTSAIIQTQTPIVFFHLKLSPGSWAEIQIPNGFTGFAYPFVGSGTAIDSEGEIEVQEGETLYYGNEDGAIALRAPQDFEWEVLILGGVPIQEPVARYGPFVMNTPTELQEAFEDYSAGKMGEISAQD from the coding sequence ATGGGTTTTAGACGAATTATCGGAACGAGAATGGCCGAAAAAACGATAGAAGGCGGTGGATTCCCGGTACGAAGACCGTTTCCCGTCGCCGGTTTTTCTTATTGGGACCCGTTTTTACTTTTGGATGAAATGGGGCCGATCATATACGGACCGGGAGAAGCGATCGGAGCTCCGGATCATCCTCACAGAGGATTCGAAACGGTGACCTATCTTCTTTCCGGGGAAATGGAACATAAGGATTCATGGGGTCATGCCGGAAGCCTTAAAGCGGGAGGAATTCAATGGATGACCGCCGGTTCAGGATTAATTCATTCCGAACTTCCTTCGGCAGAATTCCGGAAAAAAGGCGGAAGAATGCACGGGATTCAAATATGGGTGAATCTTCCCAAAGAGAGGAAATTAATATCTCCTAGGTACCAGGAAGTAAATTCGGAAGAGCTGCCGATCGTGGAAAAAAACGGAGTTTGGGCCAAAGTTATTGCGGGAGAATTGTGGGGAACGTCCGCAATCATACAGACCCAAACTCCTATCGTATTTTTTCATTTAAAGCTATCGCCCGGATCCTGGGCAGAAATACAAATTCCGAACGGCTTTACAGGTTTCGCATATCCTTTCGTCGGCTCCGGAACTGCGATCGATTCGGAAGGAGAGATAGAGGTTCAGGAAGGCGAAACTTTATATTATGGAAACGAGGATGGAGCGATTGCATTAAGAGCTCCCCAGGATTTCGAATGGGAAGTCCTTATCCTTGGCGGGGTCCCTATTCAAGAACCTGTCGCTCGTTATGGTCCGTTCGTGATGAATACGCCGACCGAACTTCAAGAAGCGTTCGAAGATTATTCTGCGGGAAAAATGGGCGAAATCAGCGCCCAAGATTAG
- a CDS encoding LIC13081 family protein codes for MLTTTIAFTVPSPLAKAFNYVSDLENLPEWESYILECKRVPGTNKYELKVGIGFWKLTSCYNLEEERYPTRLVITKENRFLQLRDTYTFYPDPKGTDTDTKIVFTNRFRIKRLGCLLNVWAHRKIRDRICKDMRSLQETLSQGKTIRSRSFQVIKS; via the coding sequence ATGCTTACGACCACGATTGCGTTCACAGTCCCATCCCCCCTCGCCAAAGCGTTTAACTACGTATCCGACCTGGAAAATTTACCTGAGTGGGAGAGCTATATTCTAGAGTGCAAGAGAGTTCCCGGAACGAATAAATATGAACTTAAAGTGGGGATCGGTTTTTGGAAACTCACATCCTGCTATAATCTGGAAGAGGAAAGATATCCTACAAGATTAGTAATAACGAAAGAAAATCGTTTTTTGCAATTGCGAGATACGTATACCTTTTATCCCGATCCTAAAGGAACCGACACCGACACGAAAATCGTTTTTACGAATCGATTCAGAATTAAGAGACTTGGTTGTCTCTTGAATGTCTGGGCTCATCGAAAGATTCGAGATCGAATATGTAAGGATATGAGAAGTCTCCAAGAGACTTTATCGCAAGGAAAGACGATACGATCTAGAAGCTTTCAAGTCATCAAGAGTTAG
- a CDS encoding GAF domain-containing hybrid sensor histidine kinase/response regulator — METRPPNSVAPLPKNELARLRELDRYKVLDTPPEKKYDGITKAASLICGAPIALISLIDAKRQWFKSKTGLELSETPRDISFCQFALQGQEILIVEDTSKDERFQENPFVLGPPFIKFYAGAPLLTPSGIAVGTLCVFDTVPRGLDSKQLEALRALADSVIAYMELEANTRELIHAQAITLDLQKAREQFFVNMNHEFRTPVHGILGMVDLLHQTETNLIQSEYLDSVKESGEHLIRLINDVIDFSKAESGALVLSSIEFDLIELLRGIGSSAIKEAEKKKLTFSLNLPSDIERLEVRSDAGRVRQVVSNIISNALKFTERGKIVFSLENLSDSETYVRATLRIQDTGIGIARERIPDLFEAFSQLDSSNSRKYGGTGLGLALSKKICNALGWKINVESRVGEGSTFLLEIVLTKASIAGVSFTEGPKSNLPNRLDFSGYSTISILVAEDNPVNQKLISKMIERMGLACEVVSNGLEALAFWEKREIDLLLLDIQMPELSGLDTARILKLKPTSRKIPWIVAVTAHDSPEDREQCAKAGIDDYLGKPFRIEDLAEKILQYLRTAYLPFPS, encoded by the coding sequence ATGGAAACTCGTCCTCCTAATTCAGTCGCTCCCCTGCCGAAGAATGAATTGGCCCGGCTTCGCGAGCTGGATCGGTATAAGGTCCTAGACACTCCGCCGGAAAAAAAATACGACGGAATCACCAAAGCGGCCTCGCTTATTTGCGGAGCCCCGATCGCTCTTATTTCTTTGATCGATGCAAAACGGCAATGGTTTAAGTCCAAGACAGGATTGGAGTTATCCGAAACTCCTCGGGATATTTCGTTCTGTCAATTTGCGCTGCAAGGTCAGGAAATTCTTATCGTAGAGGACACGTCCAAGGATGAAAGATTTCAGGAGAACCCCTTTGTGTTAGGGCCGCCTTTCATAAAATTTTACGCAGGCGCTCCGCTTCTGACGCCGTCCGGAATCGCGGTTGGAACACTTTGCGTATTTGACACGGTCCCTCGAGGCTTGGATTCGAAACAACTGGAAGCTTTGAGAGCCCTGGCAGATTCGGTCATCGCCTATATGGAATTGGAGGCGAATACAAGGGAGCTCATTCACGCTCAGGCGATTACTCTGGACTTACAGAAAGCTAGAGAGCAATTTTTCGTGAATATGAACCACGAATTCAGAACACCTGTACATGGGATTCTAGGCATGGTCGATTTACTTCATCAGACCGAAACGAATCTGATACAATCGGAATATTTGGATTCGGTGAAAGAAAGTGGAGAACATTTAATTAGATTAATAAACGACGTTATCGATTTTAGCAAGGCGGAATCGGGAGCCCTCGTACTAAGCTCTATCGAATTCGACTTAATTGAACTGTTAAGGGGGATCGGGAGCTCGGCAATAAAGGAAGCCGAGAAAAAGAAACTGACTTTCTCGTTAAATCTTCCTTCGGATATTGAACGCCTTGAAGTAAGATCGGATGCGGGTCGTGTTCGACAAGTGGTTTCGAATATAATCTCCAACGCACTCAAATTTACCGAACGTGGAAAAATAGTTTTTTCTTTGGAAAACCTTTCGGACTCCGAAACGTATGTTCGAGCTACTTTACGAATTCAAGATACAGGAATCGGAATCGCTCGGGAAAGAATCCCGGATCTTTTCGAAGCCTTCTCCCAACTGGATTCGTCCAATTCAAGAAAATACGGCGGAACGGGTCTCGGGTTGGCTTTGAGTAAAAAAATCTGCAATGCCTTGGGATGGAAAATAAACGTTGAAAGCCGCGTGGGGGAAGGAAGCACCTTTCTCTTGGAAATCGTTTTGACGAAGGCAAGCATCGCAGGAGTCTCCTTTACCGAAGGGCCGAAGTCGAATTTACCGAATAGGCTGGATTTCTCCGGCTATTCGACGATTAGTATCCTAGTCGCCGAAGACAATCCGGTGAATCAAAAACTGATCAGCAAAATGATAGAGAGAATGGGCCTAGCCTGCGAAGTCGTCTCTAACGGACTTGAGGCTTTAGCCTTCTGGGAAAAAAGGGAAATCGATCTTCTTCTGCTCGATATTCAGATGCCGGAACTTAGCGGTTTAGATACGGCGAGGATCTTGAAATTGAAACCCACTTCTCGTAAAATCCCGTGGATCGTCGCAGTTACCGCTCACGATAGTCCGGAAGATAGGGAACAATGCGCTAAGGCCGGGATAGACGATTACTTGGGAAAGCCGTTTCGAATCGAAGATTTAGCCGAAAAAATCCTGCAATACTTGCGAACCGCTTATTTGCCCTTCCCAAGTTAA
- a CDS encoding anthranilate synthase component II: protein MKVLLVDHYDSFTYNLFQYLGELLEDELDSRFRLDVFRHDEIEFSKIETMKYDRIVLSPGPGTPKDPKYFGVSAEILLKLDERIPILGVCLGMQGMAFVAGASVVPASVPMHGKVSAITHDGKGVFTDLPKDLNVMRYHSLVVDPSGLSDEWILTAFCGKELMGIRHKRRPLEGIQFHPESFATEGGRRMLSNFLFPGQSG from the coding sequence ATGAAAGTTCTATTAGTGGATCATTACGATTCTTTTACATACAATTTGTTCCAGTATTTGGGGGAACTTTTGGAAGATGAACTCGATTCTCGATTTAGACTCGACGTGTTTCGTCACGACGAAATCGAATTTTCAAAGATCGAGACGATGAAATACGATCGTATCGTATTGTCACCCGGCCCGGGAACTCCGAAAGACCCGAAATATTTCGGGGTTTCAGCGGAGATTCTGTTAAAACTTGACGAACGAATTCCTATTCTGGGCGTTTGTTTAGGAATGCAAGGAATGGCATTCGTCGCAGGAGCTTCCGTCGTCCCGGCTTCAGTTCCTATGCACGGCAAAGTATCCGCGATTACTCACGATGGAAAAGGAGTATTTACCGATTTGCCAAAGGATTTAAACGTTATGCGCTATCATTCCTTGGTCGTCGACCCGAGCGGGTTGTCAGATGAATGGATACTCACCGCGTTTTGCGGAAAAGAACTGATGGGAATTCGCCATAAGCGGAGACCTTTAGAAGGAATTCAATTTCATCCGGAATCTTTCGCTACCGAAGGGGGGCGAAGAATGCTCTCGAATTTTCTATTTCCGGGACAAAGCGGATAG